From a region of the Pongo abelii isolate AG06213 chromosome 9, NHGRI_mPonAbe1-v2.0_pri, whole genome shotgun sequence genome:
- the TMEM80 gene encoding transmembrane protein 80 isoform X3, which produces MLFYLSGTYYALYFLATLLMITYKSQVFSYPHRYLVLDLALLFLMGILEAVRLYLGTRGNLTEAERPLAASLALTAGTALLSAHFLLWQTLVLWADWALSATLLALHGLEAVLQVVAIAAFTR; this is translated from the exons ATGCTGTTTTATCTCAGCGGAACATACTACGCCCTGTATTTCCTCGCCACGCTCCTGATGATCACGTATAAAA GTCAGGTGTTCAGCTATCCTCACCGCTACCTGGTCCTCGATCTTGCTCTGCTGTTTCTGATGGGGATTCTGGAAGCGGTTCGGTTATACCTGG GCACCAGGGGCAACCTGACAGAGGCTGAGAGGCCGCTGGCCGCCAGCCTGGCCCTCACGGCCGGCACCGCCCTCCTCTCTGCCCACTTCCTGCTTTGGCAGACCCTGGTGTTGTGGGCGGACTGGGCCCTCAGCGCCACGCTCCTGGCCCTTCACGGCCTGGAGGCCGTCCTGCAGGTGGTTGCCATCGCGGCCTTCACCAGGTAG
- the TMEM80 gene encoding transmembrane protein 80 isoform X1, with product MLPNLGSPPPPFRKCPSGAGRTNRASAVARTSAPETRRGRAPSSGDAKMAEGARARGPRGCRDRDGPAGGAGKMAAARRGRGSSTVLSSVPLQMLFYLSGTYYALYFLATLLMITYKSQVFSYPHRYLVLDLALLFLMGILEAVRLYLGTRGNLTEAERPLAASLALTAGTALLSAHFLLWQTLVLWADWALSATLLALHGLEAVLQVVAIAAFTRGHGELQDSPEDPLHTPAPECLGPPPSPAPALAEDRLGTAAIWRTQPTNRADQRRASSLKLETCCLHG from the exons ATGCTCCCGAACCTCGGTTCGCCACCTCCTCCCTTCCGAAAGTGCCCGAGCGGTGCCGGACGGACAAATCGGGCCTCGGCCGTGGCTCGGACGTCCGCTCCCGAAACGCGGCGCGGTCGGGCCCCTTCGTCAGGAGACGCGAAAATGGCCGAAGGAGCGCGAGCGCGCGGGCCGAGAGGCTGCCGGGATCGCGACGGACCGGCGGGCGGGGCGGGTAAGATGGCGGCCGCGCGGCGAG GGAGAGGATCCTCCACAGTG CTCTCTTCAGTTCCCCTTCAAATGCTGTTTTATCTCAGCGGAACATACTACGCCCTGTATTTCCTCGCCACGCTCCTGATGATCACGTATAAAA GTCAGGTGTTCAGCTATCCTCACCGCTACCTGGTCCTCGATCTTGCTCTGCTGTTTCTGATGGGGATTCTGGAAGCGGTTCGGTTATACCTGG GCACCAGGGGCAACCTGACAGAGGCTGAGAGGCCGCTGGCCGCCAGCCTGGCCCTCACGGCCGGCACCGCCCTCCTCTCTGCCCACTTCCTGCTTTGGCAGACCCTGGTGTTGTGGGCGGACTGGGCCCTCAGCGCCACGCTCCTGGCCCTTCACGGCCTGGAGGCCGTCCTGCAGGTGGTTGCCATCGCGGCCTTCACCAG AGGCCACGGTGAGCTGCAGGACAGCCCTGAGGACCCGCTTCACACACCAGCGCCTGAGTGCCTCGGGCCGCCTCCCTCACCAGCGCCTGCACTCGCAGAGGACCGGCTGGGCACAGCTGCCATCTGGAGGACCCAGCCCACGAACCGTGCAGACCAACGAAGGGCCTCCTCCCTGAAGCTGGAGACCTGTTGCCTTCATGGTTAG
- the TMEM80 gene encoding transmembrane protein 80 isoform X2, producing the protein MLPNLGSPPPPFRKCPSGAGRTNRASAVARTSAPETRRGRAPSSGDAKMAEGARARGPRGCRDRDGPAGGAGRGSSTVLSSVPLQMLFYLSGTYYALYFLATLLMITYKSQVFSYPHRYLVLDLALLFLMGILEAVRLYLGTRGNLTEAERPLAASLALTAGTALLSAHFLLWQTLVLWADWALSATLLALHGLEAVLQVVAIAAFTR; encoded by the exons ATGCTCCCGAACCTCGGTTCGCCACCTCCTCCCTTCCGAAAGTGCCCGAGCGGTGCCGGACGGACAAATCGGGCCTCGGCCGTGGCTCGGACGTCCGCTCCCGAAACGCGGCGCGGTCGGGCCCCTTCGTCAGGAGACGCGAAAATGGCCGAAGGAGCGCGAGCGCGCGGGCCGAGAGGCTGCCGGGATCGCGACGGACCGGCGGGCGGGGCGG GGAGAGGATCCTCCACAGTG CTCTCTTCAGTTCCCCTTCAAATGCTGTTTTATCTCAGCGGAACATACTACGCCCTGTATTTCCTCGCCACGCTCCTGATGATCACGTATAAAA GTCAGGTGTTCAGCTATCCTCACCGCTACCTGGTCCTCGATCTTGCTCTGCTGTTTCTGATGGGGATTCTGGAAGCGGTTCGGTTATACCTGG GCACCAGGGGCAACCTGACAGAGGCTGAGAGGCCGCTGGCCGCCAGCCTGGCCCTCACGGCCGGCACCGCCCTCCTCTCTGCCCACTTCCTGCTTTGGCAGACCCTGGTGTTGTGGGCGGACTGGGCCCTCAGCGCCACGCTCCTGGCCCTTCACGGCCTGGAGGCCGTCCTGCAGGTGGTTGCCATCGCGGCCTTCACCAGGTAG